TCGAGACGACCGGCAGCACCGAGAGGCTCTGGCCGTTGCCGAGGAACAGGTCGATGACGTCCGTCAGCGGCGAGTCAGGCGCAACGCTCACCGGGTGCCCGCAGGCGCCGTGCTCGGCGTGCCCGCAGGTCATGAGCGACTCGGCGCTGAACTCGTGCACCGTCCGGCCCTCCTTGATCGCAGCCAGCACGTCGTACTCCGAGACGATCCCCTCGACCTCCAGGGAGTCGCTCACCACCGGCAGCCCCGGGTAGGGGCCCGTCAGCTTCTCGATCAGCTCGGCACCCGCCATCTTCGCCGGCAGGCTCACCCGCGGGTGCATCACGTCGCGCGCGCACAGATCCTTCATCTCCGTCTCCTTTCCCGCCGCGCCTCATCCGACACGGCCTCACCGTCATCGGCGCCGCCAACCGCTCCGGGGCGCCCCTGATCCGGCAAGGTAGGCCGGGCGCCGCAAATTCACATGGGGTGATTGCCTGAGGCGAAATCCTTGAAAAATGGGGTGAAAACCGACTCGTGGCGGACCGGCGCGCGCGCTAATCTTTCTCCCGTCGGAACGATGATTCGAGGTCGCTCCGGCGCGGAGTGCACACGAGGCTGGTTGCGAGAGGAGGACGCCGGTGAAGATGGTTGGGAACTCGTTCCACTTTCCCGAGACAAACGACAGCGACGTGCGGGACCCGTTCTCCGGGCTGCCGGTGGCGGTGCATGTCATGACCGAGGACGGCCGGATCGTCATGGCCAACAAGGCCTTCCAGCGGCTCTTCGGGGCGAAGCGGGACGAGGTGATCGGCAAGCACGTGGCGGTCCTCAACAACGATTCCGTCGCGGCCAACCTGCGCCTGCTCGACCGGATGCGCTCGGAGATCGGCTCGGCCGGCTATTGGCGCGGGACCATCGTGAACCGGCGCTTCGACGGCACGCTCTTCTCGGCGCGCGCCGACGTGCGCCCCTTCGGCGCGGAAGGCCGCCGCTACCTCGTCTGCTTCCAGGAGCAGCTGCTTTCGGAGCACGAGGTGCGGGTCCCGTGCCGCGCGCCCGCCTTCGCCGCGGTACCGGCATGATCACGATCCATTAGCCCCCCCCGCGCGTGAGGCGGTCCCGCGGGCGCAGCAGCGCCCGTGGGGCCGCCTCGAGCGCGATGATGCGCATCCCTCCCTGAGCCTTCGCGGACCGCCAATTGAGGTCAACACCGCATACCCTCCTGAGCTGCGCCGCGTTACCATTTTGATTGGAATTGGGCAGGGCTGGCCCCCGGGGAGTTTGACGGTCCCTCATGGTGCGGCTACGATGAATGAGACCAACGCCCACCGCGGCGGTCCCGCGGCGGGAGGAAGGGGGACGGTGCCGCCCACGTCCATGACGTCCTGCCGGCGACGCGTGGTGATCGCGGAGGACCACACGATCGTCCGCGAGGGACTCCGCGCGCTGCTCTCCGGCTGCCCGGACTTCGAGGTGGTCGGGGAGGCCGGCGACGGCCTGGAGGCGGTGCGACTGGCCACGCGGCTGCAGCCGGACCTCGTCCTCATCGACCTCGCGATGCCCCGGATGACGGGCCTCGAGGCGATCCGGGAGATCACCTCGAGCTGCCCCCGCACGCGCATCGTGGCGCTGACGATGCGCACCGACGAGACCGCGTTCCTCGGGGCCATGCGCGGCGGCGCCAAGGGCTACATCCTCAAGGACACCTGTTGCCCCGACCTGCTGGCGGCGCTGCGGGAAGTCATGCTCGGCAAGACGTACCTCAGCCCCCAGCTCCCCGAGGCGCTCCTCGAGGCCTACGCCGCCGGCAAGCGCGAGGGGCGGACGGCGGACGAGACCAAGGGCGTCTGGGAGAGCCTCACGGCGCGCGAGCGCCAGGTCCTGAAGATGGTCGCCGAGGGCGGGACGAACCGCACGATCGCCGCCGCGCTGTGCATCAGCGCCAAGACGGTCGATCGCCACCGGACCTCCGTGATGAGCAAGCTGGGCCTGCACTCCACGTCGGCCCTGACGCTCTACGCGGTCAAGCAGGGCCTCGTGCAGCAGGACTAGGCGGCCCGGCCGCCCGGCGCGAAGGTCATCGTCACGAGGGTGCCCCGGTCCGGGGCGCTGCGCACTTCCATCGCCCCGCCGAGGTTCTCCATCCGCTGTCGAATGCGCGAAAGGCCCCCTCCGACGCCCGCCGCGGCCGGCTCGAAGCCGCGTCCGCGGTCCCGGACGGCGACCCGCAGCCTGCCCCCTGGCGCCCGCATGATGCGCACGTCTGCCTCCCGGGCGCCGGCGTGCCTCACCACGTTTCGCAGCAACTCGCGCACGGACTCGAAGACCAGCCGCCGCACCCTCTCGTCCGCGATCTCCGCCTCCCGGCTCTCCTCGATGTGGACGGCCAGCCCGTGCTCCTCGCGGAGGCGCTGCTTGAGCCAGGCGAGCGCGGTGCCGAGGCCGGCAGCGAAGAGCGCGGGGGGGCAGAGGTCGGCCGCGAGCGAGCGCGAGGCCTTGAGCGCGGCGGCGATCCCCGCCTCCACGGTGTCGAGCTCCGGCGCTCCGTCCCCCTCCCCGCCGCGGAGCTGGACGACGCCGAGGGCGAGCTTCGCGCCCACCAGCAGCTGCTGGAGATTGTCGTGGAGGTACTCCGCGAGGTGCCGGCGCTCGCGCTGCTCGAGGTTCGCGAGATCGGCCGTGAGCGCGCGCAGCTGCTCCGTGCGCTCTTCGACGCGCCGCTCCAGCTCCGCGTTGGCGCGCGCGACCGCGTCCATCGCCCGCCGGCGCTCCAGCGCCACCGCCACGAGGTCCGTGACCGCCTTCATCAGCGCCAGGTCCTCCGCCCCGAAGCGCTCCCGCGTGCGCGAGCCGAACGAGAGCGTGCCGATGACCTCGCCGCCGGCGCCGCGGATCGGGTGGCAGGCGTAGGCGCGGATCCCCCAGGAGCCCACGAGCGCCGTGCGCTCGTCCGGGTTCTCGGGGATGTTCTCGGCGACGATGCGCTCGCCGTCGCGCGCGACGCAGCCGCAAACCGCCGTCCCGTAGTCCAGCCAGGACACGGAGGCGGCCCGCGCCCGCGAGACGCCGGCGTAGCCGTTGAGCCGCAGCCGCCCGCTGGCCGGGTCGGCGAGGAAGTTGAAGAAGACCTGGCAGCCGAGGTGCGAAAGGGCCTGCGCGCACAGCCCCTGCACCGCCGCCTCCGGATCGGGCGCGGCGAGCAGCCTGCCGGCGGTCGCCGCGAGCAGCTCGTAGCGCCCCACCGCCCGGTCGAGGGCGGCCTCCGCGCGCTTGCGGCCGCTGATGTCCATGATCGTGCTCGCGAAGCGGTCGCCCCCCGCCGGGAACGTCGTGATCGACTGGTAGCGGCCGGTGTACCGGGCGTACGTCTCGAAGATGAGCGGTTGCTGGGTCTCGACGACGCGCGCAAAGCGGGGCAGGTACTCAGGGATGGCGTCCGGGAAGACCTCGCCCGCGCGCCGCCCCACCACCTGCTCCGGGGCGACTCCGGTGTGGCGCGCGTAGGCCTCGTTCACTTCGAGGATGCGCCAGTCGACCGGCACGCCGGCGCCGTCGCGGACCAGCTCGTAGAGCGCGAAGCCCTCCGCCATGTTCTGGAAGAGGAGGCGATACTTCTCGTCGCCGTCGGGGCGGGCGTCGACTGCCGGCGCGCGCTCGCCAATGCGGAACGCCGGGACGGCGCCGCTGCTCGTCCCCGGCATCAGCCCCGCTCCGTGCGCCTCCATCTCCGCCTCTCGAGGACCCGACGTGTCCGTCATGTCTCCCCGCACGGCATCATCCGCGCCGCCGGAAGCGAAGGCCATTGGGTGATCGCCCCATGGCGCGCGGCTGTTGCCAACACGATTTTGGAGCAAGGCCGGGGGGATGGCAAGGACGACAGGACGGCGGACACAAGGAGGAGACCATGGCGACGACAACGATGACAGGCAAGGAGATCCGCGCCGATCTCGTGAAGCGGATGCAGTACTGGCAGGCGATCGAGCGAAAGTCGGTGGCCAGTGCCGGGTCGGTGCTGGAGAAGACGAACCACCCGCTGCTGCGGCTGGTGATGGAGGTCATCCGCCAGGACTCGCAGCTGCACGAGCGGGTCCAGCAGTTCATCATCGACGCGGTGGAGCGCCAGCCGGTCGCGCTCAAGCCCGAGGACATGGGCGACATCTCCGCGCTGCTGGACGCGCACCTGCGGCTGGAAGACCAGATGGCGGACGCCGTGAACGCGACCATCGAGCACCTGCGCGGCCACAAGATGCTCGTCGAGGAGTACCTCCTGGACTTCCTGGTGCAGGACGAGCGCAAGCACGCGACGATGCTGCGGGCGCTCGACAAGGTCAAGCGCGGGCTCTACCCGTACGCCTAGCGGCGGCGACCGCGCGTCAGGGCCGCGGCGCCGGCGGGCCGACCTGCGCCGCGAGCGCCTCGATGCGCCCCGGCAGTGCCGGATCGCGCAGCGGCGCCACCCCCTGCAGGACCTCCTGGACCGTGAAATCGGGGCCGAGCAGGATGCTCGTCGGCGTCTCCCGCACGAAGAAACTGCGGCCCGCCGCACCAGTCCGGTCGACGAGGACCCGCTGGCCGGCGCTGCAGTTCTTCAGCAGCCCCGCGTACCCGTTGCGCGCCAGCGCCTCGGGAACCTCCATGCACACGGAGAGCACCGCCAGCCGCGCGGTCCCCACCCGCTGGAAGAGCGCCTCGAAGGCGTTGACGGGCTCGAAGCAGGTGTCCGCGTAACACGAGATGAACGACAGCAGGACCGCGCGGCCGCGGAAGTCGCTCAGGCTCACCGGGCGCCCGGCCGTGTCGGGCAGCGTGAAGTCGGGCGGGGCGGCGCCCTGCACCAGCGGCCGGTACGTGTCCTGGGCGACCGCCAGCGCGGGCGCGGCCAGCACCGTGACAACAAGCAGCGCCGCGACCGCGCGGCCGGCGCCTCCCCATCGGCGTGCTTCGTCGGTCTTCATCGTTCGCCTCCTTCGTTCGCCATTCCGCGGCCGGAAGCCCGCGCCGCGCTAGTCCCACCCCGCCAGCACCGTCGAGCGCGCCCGGTCGTAGGGGTGACGCGCCAGCAGTTCGGCCAACGGGAGCTTCTCGTCGCCGTCGCGCATGGCGTGCAGCAGCACGACCGCGGCCCAGTAGTCCTGCGCGTAGCCGGTGCCCTCGAGCTGCACCGGCACGCCGCGGGCGTTCACGCGGTGGCAGGCGGCGCAGGTCACGGGCCCCGCGTAGACGCCGTCGGGACTGAACTGCAGCGCCTGCTCGTGGGTCGTGAGGTCGACGCTGCGGTCGGGGCCATCGAACCG
The nucleotide sequence above comes from bacterium. Encoded proteins:
- a CDS encoding TlpA disulfide reductase family protein, which gives rise to MKTDEARRWGGAGRAVAALLVVTVLAAPALAVAQDTYRPLVQGAAPPDFTLPDTAGRPVSLSDFRGRAVLLSFISCYADTCFEPVNAFEALFQRVGTARLAVLSVCMEVPEALARNGYAGLLKNCSAGQRVLVDRTGAAGRSFFVRETPTSILLGPDFTVQEVLQGVAPLRDPALPGRIEALAAQVGPPAPRP
- a CDS encoding GAF domain-containing protein, whose translation is MEAHGAGLMPGTSSGAVPAFRIGERAPAVDARPDGDEKYRLLFQNMAEGFALYELVRDGAGVPVDWRILEVNEAYARHTGVAPEQVVGRRAGEVFPDAIPEYLPRFARVVETQQPLIFETYARYTGRYQSITTFPAGGDRFASTIMDISGRKRAEAALDRAVGRYELLAATAGRLLAAPDPEAAVQGLCAQALSHLGCQVFFNFLADPASGRLRLNGYAGVSRARAASVSWLDYGTAVCGCVARDGERIVAENIPENPDERTALVGSWGIRAYACHPIRGAGGEVIGTLSFGSRTRERFGAEDLALMKAVTDLVAVALERRRAMDAVARANAELERRVEERTEQLRALTADLANLEQRERRHLAEYLHDNLQQLLVGAKLALGVVQLRGGEGDGAPELDTVEAGIAAALKASRSLAADLCPPALFAAGLGTALAWLKQRLREEHGLAVHIEESREAEIADERVRRLVFESVRELLRNVVRHAGAREADVRIMRAPGGRLRVAVRDRGRGFEPAAAGVGGGLSRIRQRMENLGGAMEVRSAPDRGTLVTMTFAPGGRAA
- a CDS encoding PAS domain-containing protein, whose translation is MVGNSFHFPETNDSDVRDPFSGLPVAVHVMTEDGRIVMANKAFQRLFGAKRDEVIGKHVAVLNNDSVAANLRLLDRMRSEIGSAGYWRGTIVNRRFDGTLFSARADVRPFGAEGRRYLVCFQEQLLSEHEVRVPCRAPAFAAVPA
- a CDS encoding CBS domain-containing protein — encoded protein: MKDLCARDVMHPRVSLPAKMAGAELIEKLTGPYPGLPVVSDSLEVEGIVSEYDVLAAIKEGRTVHEFSAESLMTCGHAEHGACGHPVSVAPDSPLTDVIDLFLGNGQSLSVLPVVSKRKLVGIIARKNLMNALAERGFWPEHEFQKRL
- a CDS encoding response regulator transcription factor — encoded protein: MNETNAHRGGPAAGGRGTVPPTSMTSCRRRVVIAEDHTIVREGLRALLSGCPDFEVVGEAGDGLEAVRLATRLQPDLVLIDLAMPRMTGLEAIREITSSCPRTRIVALTMRTDETAFLGAMRGGAKGYILKDTCCPDLLAALREVMLGKTYLSPQLPEALLEAYAAGKREGRTADETKGVWESLTARERQVLKMVAEGGTNRTIAAALCISAKTVDRHRTSVMSKLGLHSTSALTLYAVKQGLVQQD